The following proteins are encoded in a genomic region of Ananas comosus cultivar F153 linkage group 25, ASM154086v1, whole genome shotgun sequence:
- the LOC109729009 gene encoding pumilio homolog 1-like produces the protein MAPATVRNANFEDLERDLEALLRDQNPGRGATSTAAAAAAAAFDLDRDELNIYRSGSAPPTVEGSRTAFGSLFGHPGFAETQDFSGPDVSDVLSEEEMRSHPAYLSYYYSNEHVNPRLPPPRVSKEDWRAAQRFHALGGTGDRKKMMEMGSADGSSSSSLFSLQPGLPLRDGEREMTETDRGAFKNLSRRQQQQQQLRQPADWLEKGSDGLVGLPDVGLGSRRRSFADALQEELGHFSLSSQLSRPASRSAFESPNPIRVSDLPMGQLHSGSDALNVLQSGASSSSLARVKSLGSSISHSYASALGSSLSRSTTPDPLLIRRSPSPCLPPVGVRITDSEKKAPVVPNEGGGASSIISNSADITAAISAISNLGLAENRIEDRESQAQSQLHHEFSDQPDMIFNVPSDRQKTVTYNEFSKNNGNLTNLPKLTSNGKVNFAAQSAYVNVYKEGASMGSVNSAGSNSSQGQNADNINIGFSRRNSKAYSGDYGSPLLSNQLNAGGLEGQYLNLSGNQMGSGFQVPMVDPLYAQYLQTTPDSILNSTAASMDPSLGRNYIGSSHMDLPDYQKAYLGALLAQQKLQYGMPFLNKSVGLNHAFYGSNHALGVGMAYPTNQASSSFLPSLGSGSPVRQASERLMRVSSMTRGAGGSIGSRSPENGFMEEGYASSLLEEFKNNKTRSFELQDIVDHVVEFSADQYGSRFIQQKLETATVDEKNKIFPEILPKARALMTDVFGNYVIQKFFEHGTETQRKQLASELTGHVMQLSLQMYGCRVIQKALEVVDIDQKTQMVLELDGSIMKCVRDQNGNHVIQKCIECVPQERIQFIISAFYGHVVALSTHPYGCRVIQRVLEHCDNPKTQSIMMDEIMQSVCTLAQDQYGNYVIQHVLQQGKPEERSAIISKLAGQIVKMSQQKFASNVVEKCLTYGTPEERQLLINEMLGSTDENEPLQVMMKDQFGNYVVQKVLETCDDHNRELILSRIKVHLNALKRYTYGKHIVARVEKLITAGERRIALGSHSS, from the exons ATGGCGCCTGCGACTGTAAGGAATGCGAATTTTGAGGACTTAGAGAGGGATCTCGAAGCCCTGCTCCGGGACCAGAACCCAGGTAGGGGAGccacctccaccgccgccgccgccgccgccgccgcctttgATCTCGATCGAGATGAGCTCAATATCTACCGGAGTGGAAGCGCTCCTCCAACTGTCGAGGGATCGAGAACCGCGTTTGGGAGCTTGTTCGGGCACCCCGGATTCGCCGAAACCCAGGATTTCAGTGGCCCCGATGTTTCCGACGTGCTCTCTGAGGAGGAGATGCGATCGCACCCGGCCTACTTGTCCTATTATTACTCGAACGAGCATGTGAATCCGCGGCTGCCGCCTCCGAGGGTGTCGAAGGAGGATTGGCGTGCCGCGCAGCGGTTTCATGCCCTGGGGGGTACCGGCGAtcggaagaagatgatggagatGGGGAGCGCCGATGGGAGTAGCAGCAGCTCTCTCTTCTCGTTGCAGCCTGGGTTGCCCTTGCGCGATGGCGAGAGGGAGATGACCGAGACGGATAGAGGGGCGTTCAAGAATCTCTCtcggcggcagcagcagcagcagcagctgcggcAGCCAGCTGATTGGCTCGAAAAGGGCTCTGATGGGCTTGTTGGTTTGCCTGATGTTGGGCTCGGATCGAGGAGGAGAAGTTTCGCAGATGCATTGCAG GAAGAACTTGGGCATTTTTCTTTATCTAGCCAGCTTTCTCGCCCTGCTAGTCGCAGTGCCTTCGAGAGTCCCAATCCTATAAGAGTTTCTGATTTGCCAATGGGACAACTCCATAGCGGTTCAGATGCCTTAAATGTCTTGCAGTCGGGGGCGAGCTCCTCTAGTCTTGCTAGAGTTAAGAGCCTTGGTTCATCAATTTCTCACTCCTATGCGTCGGCTTTAGGCTCTTCTCTTTCTAGGAGTACGACCCCGGATCCTCTATTGATCCGTAGGTCGCCGAGCCCCTGCCTTCCTCCTGTGGGGGTTAGAATTACTGATAGCGAGAAAAAGGCTCCTGTAGTGCCAAATGAGGGTGGTGGTGCTTCTTCGATTATTTCTAATTCTGCCGACATAACAGCTGCCATATCAGCTATATCTAACTTAGGCTTAGCAGAGAATAGGATCGAAGATAGAGAAAGTCAAGCGCAGAGCCAACTTCATCATGAGTTTTCTGATCAACCCGATATGATATTCAATGTGCCTAGTGATAGACAAAAAACCGTTACCTACAATGAATTTTCCAAGAATAATGGTAATTTAACTAATTTACCTAAGTTAACTTCTAATGGCAAAGTCAACTTTGCTGCACAGTCCGCGTATGTTAATGTTTATAAAGAAGGAGCTTCTATGGGCTCGGTGAATTCAGCAGGTTCTAATAGTTCTCAGGGACAAAATGCTGATAACATAAATATTGGCTTCTCCCGACGCAATTCAAAGGCTTATTCTGGTGATTATGGATCACCATTATTGAGCAATCAGCTTAATgcag GTGGGCTAGAAGGACAATATCTTAATTTATCTGGAAACCAGATGGGATCTGGTTTTCAGGTCCCAATGGTGGACCCTCTATATGCTCAATATTTGCAAACGACTCCTGATTCTATATTAAATTCGACTGCTGCAAGCATGGATCCTTCTTTGGGGAGGAATTATATTGGCTCCTCACATATGGATCTCCCTGATTACCAAAAAGCTTATCTTGGGGCATTACTCGCACAACAGAAGTTACAGTATGGCATGCCCTTCCTGAACAAATCTGTGGGTTTAAATCATGCCTTCTATGGGAGTAACCATGCTTTAGGTGTTGGAATGGCTTATCCAACTAACCAAGCATCTAGTTCTTTTCTTCCCTCATTGGGTTCTGGGAGCCCAGTCCGGCAAGCAAGCGAGCGGCTTATGCGCGTCTCTTCCATGACCAGAGGTGCCGGTGGATCCATAGGATCGCGAAGCCCTGAAAATGGCTTTATGGAAGAAGGTTATGCATCATCTTTATTGGAAGAATTCAAGAATAATAAGACCAGATCTTTTGAACTGCAAGATATTGTTGATCATGTAGTTGAGTTTAG TGCGGATCAGTATGGTAGTCGCTTTATACAGCAGAAGCTTGAAACTGCAACAGTTGATGAGAAAAACAAAATCTTTCCTGAGATACTTCCAAAAGCTCGTGCTTTGATGACTGATGTTTTTGGAAATTATGTCATACAGAAG TTCTTTGAGCATGGTACAGAAACTCAGAGAAAGCAATTGGCAAGTGAACTTACAGGCCATGTTATGCAGCTTAGTCTTCAGATGTATGGCTGTAGAGTGATTCAGAAG GCTTTGGAAGTTGTTGATATAGACCAGAAGACTCAAATGGTGTTAGAGCTCGATGGATCAATCATGAAATGTGTCCGTGATCAGAACGGCAATCATGTGATCCAGAAGTGCATCGAGTGTGTCCCTCAAGAAAGAATCCAGTTTATAATATCAGCATTTTATGGCCATGTTGTGGCACTTTCCACCCATCCATATGGTTGTCGAGTCATTCAG AGGGTTCTGGAGCACTGTGACAATCCAAAGACTCAGAGCATTATGATGGATGAGATCATGCAATCTGTTTGCACTTTGGCACAAGACCAATATGGAAATTATGTTATTCAA CATGTCCTGCAACAAGGTAAGCCGGAAGAACGGTCTGCTATTATTAGCAAGCTTGCTGGACAGATAGTGAAGATGAGCCAACAGAAATTTGCTTCCAATGTTGTCGAGAAGTGCTTGACTTATGGTACTCCCGAGGAACGCCAGCTCCTAATCAATGAAATGCTTGGTTCAACTGATGAAAATGAACCATTGCAG GTGATGATGAAAGATCAATTTGGTAACTATGTCGTCCAAAAGGTCCTTGAGACCTGTGATGACCATAATCGCGAGCTGATACTTTCACGCATCAAGGTGCACTTGAATGCCCTAAAAAGGTATACATATGGAAAACACATCGTGGCTCGTGTGGAGAAGCTCATTACTGCCGGAG AAAGGCGCATTGCACTCGGATCGCATTCTTCATGA
- the LOC109729010 gene encoding P-loop NTPase domain-containing protein LPA1-like: MGCKPRHAFKISQRVFEVMRFEHNANESPLNTSQSDVFSSISCKENYSKQSGSLGRGEASNDAIGENVEASSVLLFELYKRRTTVVTTRSNFLNVVCDALSLYKYVGPNQRADLLLSCRIRERKESVTILLCGTSGCGKSTLSSLLGGRLGITTVISTDSVRHMMRGFADEEQSSLLWASTYHAGECLDPVEVAKAKAKRKAKKLANFLKSITKEGIDGASNEKFCGRSPDLVSGTELIGKKQMAIDGFKAQSEMVIDSLDRLITAWEDRKESAIVEGVHLSLNFVMRLMKKHPSIIPFMIYITNEGKHMERFAVRAKYMTLDPAKNKYVKYIRNIRAIQEYLCKRADKHLVPKINNTNVDRSVAAIHATVFSCLRRRGAGEQLYDLATNTVPLIDEEYRHQCAANCLSSKGMFQLIQRKGSSRNLMALLNTDGSVAKAWPVESVDNNGRPISGSGGDKSVGYPMYGPLQIGKAEPINIQFGHFGISAWPSDAGGTSHAGSFDDSRLDGTDTGSRHFSSCCSSPKMSDGPAKELKEDLSVSGSEEEGDVVPDADSDDDDDISDEGSKDIHEDMGGSVDENSTESDDEYEDLAVRDCIENGYWSEYEYGGYSTSLTKSHDQDKLLGTSGDISTDKYQHNLDRFLKMSAHAACSERSDDPRMKRRSLSDSLRFQGHEQSAPGLGESASLYRSEILKYSW; the protein is encoded by the exons ATGGGATGCAAGCCTCGCCACGCCTTCAAG ATTAGCCAAAGGGTGTTTGAGGTTATGAGATTTGAGCACAATGCTAATGAATCGCCTCTTAATACATCACAATCAGACGTATTTAGCAGTATAAGTTGTAAAGAAAACTATTCTAAGCAGAGTGGTAGCTTGGGTCGTGGAGAAGCCAGCAACGACGCAATCGGAGAGAACGTAGAGGCAAGTAGTGTGCTACTGTTTGAATTGTATAAACGACGTACGACTGTTGTTACCACAAGGTCAAACTTCTTAAATGTCGTTTGTGATGCTCTGTCCTTGTATAAGTATGTTGGTCCAAATCAGAGAGCTGACTTGCTTCTGTCCTGCAG AATTCGAGAAAGGAAGGAGTCGGTAACAATTCTTCTGTGCGGTACAAGTGGGTGTGGCAAGTCAACTCTTTCTTCTTTGCTG GGTGGGAGATTAGGCATCACAACTGTGATTTCAACTGATTCAGTACGCCACATGATGAGGGGCTTTGCAGACGAGGAACAGAGTTCCCTCCTATGGGCTTCCACATACCATGCAGGAGAATGCCTTGATCCTGTAGAAGTTGCCAAAGCAAAGGCTAAACGTAAAGCAAAGAAACTTGCTAACTTTTTGAAGTCAATTACAAAAGAAGGGATAGATGGGGCCTCCAATGAGAAATTTTGTGGCAGATCGCCAGATCTAGTTAGTGGAACTGAGTTGATCGGAAAAAAGCAAATGGCTATCGATGGATTTAAAGCGCAAAGCGAAATGGTGATTGACAGCCTTGATCGACTAATTACTGCTTGGGAAGATCGAAAAGAATCTGCTATTGTTGAGGGCGTTCATCTAAGCCTCAATTTCGTG ATGCGGCTAATGAAGAAGCATCCCTCGATTATTCCTTTCATGATATACATTACAAATGAGGGCAAACACATGGAGCGATTTGCAGTTCGGGCGAAATACATGACTCTGGACCCAGCAAAGAATAAGTACGTAAAATATATCCGCAACATCCGAGCCATCCAGGAGTACCTCTGCAAGCGAGCTGATAAACATCTCGTGCCTAAAATAAACAACACAAACGTCGACCGGAGTGTGGCAGCTATACACGCCACAGTCTTTAGCTGCCTGCGCAGGCGAGGTGCAGGAGAGCAGCTCTACGACTTGGCTACAAATACTGTACCTTTAATAGATGAAGAGTACAGACACCAATGTGCGGCTAACTGCCTGAGTTCCAAGGGCATGTTTCAACTGATCCAGCGAAAGGGGTCCTCAAGGAATCTGATGGCTCTCCTTAATACAGATGGATCGGTTGCCAAGGCATGGCCTGTTGAGTCTGTCGATAATAATGGGAGGCCTATTTCTGGTAGCGGAGGTGACAAGTCCGTCGGCTATCCAATGTATGGCCCGTTACAGATTGGGAAGGCGGAGCCAATTAATAtccaatttggtcattttggcATCAGTGCATGGCCTAGTGATGCAGGCGGTACTAGCCATGCTGGAAGCTTTGATGACTCAAGGCTTGATGGTACCGATACCGGCAGTAGGCATTTTTCTTCCTGCTGCAGCTCTCCAAAGATGTCCGATGGACCTGCTAAAGAG CTTAAAGAGGATTTATCAGTATCTGGCAGCGAGGAAGAAGGTGACGTTGTTCCTGATGCAGATagcgatgatgatgatgatataaGCGATGAAGGCAGCAAGGACATCCATGAAGAT ATGGGGGGCTCTGTTGACGAGAACTCAACCGAATCTGATGACGAATACGAAGACCTGGCCGTGCGAGACTGCATAGAGAACGGTTACTGGTCCGAGTATGAATACGGCGGTTACTCAACAAGCCTAACAAAATCACATGACCAGGATAAGCTCTTGGGCACAAGTGGAGATATCTCGACCGACAAGTACCAACACAACCTGGACCGGTTTCTGAAGATGAGTGCGCACGCAGCTTGTAGTGAGAGAAGCGACGATCCCAGAATGAAAAGGCGTTCTTTGAGCGACTCCCTGCGGTTCCAGGGCCATGAACAGAGTGCTCCAGGTCTCGGCGAGTCCGCATCGTTGTACAGG TcggaaattttgaaatatagcTGGTAA